In Centroberyx gerrardi isolate f3 chromosome 14, fCenGer3.hap1.cur.20231027, whole genome shotgun sequence, the genomic stretch CTCACTGTAatagaaacaagagaaacaattaagcaaattatttttttaatgatgccAGTGaggtcattttcatttttgttgtgtTGACAATGTCCTGAATCGTGTTTTCTATCCAGAGGAAATCCAAGATCTCAGCTTCCAGGAAGCTGATGCTTAAGGTAAGAGAGGACAAGGAATGAAATCATCGTCTAATTCAATTATAATGTAATACATGAGTTTAACCACAGGAGAGCAGCACAGTCATCTTCTGTAATGTACCAGGGAGAGGAGGCTCTGCCATAAACCCTACTGACATTCCTATAATTCCTATAAACATCCAGGGcatctgctgtgtgtctttaaATGTCTTACCTTGcatataaacaaaaaagacGGCTGTCGATTTGATGAGTGTCAGAGCAACGTGAGAACTTCAAAGGAAAGATCGTTCAGATAGTAGTAGTCTTTCAGAAGTAGAATCTGTACCATCTGATCCATGCGTGTGCAGAGTCTGATGGTGGCCAAGGccaaggaggagctggagcaggagatcGTGGTTAAAGAGGATGAGAAACACAAGTACCTGGCAGAGAGAGCTCCTCCGCTGCACACCGGCGGCATGACACTCGCACAGCTGCAGGTAACTTGTCTTCAACGTCCCCAAATTCTCCCGTGTCCTTCCCCTTCTACACTCCCTCCACTGGCTTCCCGTGAATtcaaaactcatctcttcaagaagTACATCCCATGACCCTCTCACCACTGAATTCTATCAATTCTCCCACAACTTCTTCCTACATGCTCTCTTTTGCTTTcatcgagaaaaaaaaaatctatttctggCATATCACAGGAATGTTGTCAGGGCACTAATAGCGCTGACTCTTTTGCTCTTTAATATTGTTTGCTTGTAATGATGGTGATCTAGAAATTGATGCTTATTCTagtgttgcactcattgtaagtcgctccgGATAAAAGTGTcaaaagtgtaaatgtaaactaCATCTTACTGCAATCATCATGAATTATCCCTTTCATAACATATATATCCTTAATTTACTGGATTTAGTACACTGGGTTTATGATGGTGATAACGTGTttacttgtgtgtttttgtgtgtgtgtgtgtgtgtgtgtgtgtgtgtaggacctGTGCAAAGAGCTCCATGCCAAGATAGATGTGGTGGACGAGGAGCGATATGACATCGAAGCCAAAGTCATGCTCAACACACGCGAGGTACATCATTGTGCAGCCATCTACACCAGTGATTCTCAGCCTTTTTCagatcaaggacccctaatgtccacattagagccacggacccccatttgatgagattttgtttctcggacccaaatctgagaagatttttagTGTTAGATATGATGTTTCCATGACTATCtttattgtaggtagagagatgacAGTGAAAATACAACCAAAAGAgcaattcttctacattctctaattgtgttaatttcttgtaaattaaataatgctgaagtttaacaattcatcaatttgctggggacccctggtggtcctcggaccccacattgagaaccactgatctacacAATACCTTCACAGTCCATTTCTCCTGTGCTGTAGGCAGAACAGGAAACATTACAGCTGTAACGTcatagaagtcccactttttagtCTGAACCGTCACCATGAGAAACTGTTTAGAAAAACCCTGCAGTACTAATGGTGGATGCCTCTCCAATCTCTGGCCCCGGCCCAGATTAAGGACCTGAACATCAAGGTGTTGGACCTGAGGGGGAAATTCAAGAGGCCTAATCTGaggcgtgtgcgtgtgtctgctgACGCCATCCTGCGCTCCCTGCTGGGCTCCAAGCACAAAGTCTCCATGGACCTCCGAGCCAACCTCAAGTCTGTCAAGAAAGAAGACActgagaaggtgtgtgtgcagagggaaaaaaagaaaaagagaagggaaagagaaggatcacacatcacacatcacacacacacacacacacacacacacaaacacaatccagCCAGCCCAAGCTGAACGAAGTTGTGTGTACGCTTTAGGCCAAGTCTCATCTACACGAGTGACATCAGCGTTTAAGATGCCATGGGACACctgaaaagtgtgtttgtgtgcttgtgtgtgtgtgtgtgtgtgtgtgtgtgtgaagggtgtGTTTGAGACATTCAGCAATAGGACAGCACAGGGCGgcgaccgtgtgtgtgtgtgtgtgtgagcggaggTACGGTACACAAGACAATGATCCCATTGTACACAGGAGAGTAGCTTTTGTGACCAGCTCTGTTCAGTGGTCAgcgtgtgtgtacgcatgtgtgtgtgtgtgtgtgtatatatgtgcacgagtatgtgtgtgcgcgtgtgtgtattaGGCGCTGAGAACCAGTTTAACTAGTATGGTTATACAGTATTCATGGGGGATTCCCAGTGGACAATGTGGGTGTCAAAGGCTTAAACATAATAATTGATACTAAGATTTTCTGAACCTGCTCTACTTCCCTGTCTCTTTTTAAAAAGTATACAAAGAACTCCTTCCCTACAGTTTATGttctcttgtttctcttttACATTGTCAACTTctcattctatctatctatctatctatctgtctatctgtctgtctgtctgtctgtctgtctatgtgtctgttCCCCCCGTCGTTCAGAAGAGGCCAGTAGAGGACAGTGATTGGAGGAAGAACGTGGAAGCGATgtcagggatggagggaaggaagaagatgTTCGATGCCGCTAAGGGTCCCGCCCAGTGAGACCAGCAGGTGGgccggtgtgtctgtgtggaaaCCATCGCACCCATATGCACCTGGATAGGTTTAAGttcatctctatctctgtctcactctttggTCCTCAGGTGCGCTCCTGCTGCGGAGGTGCAGAAGACGTCCCCGCACCCCCCAAAACggtttcctcctgctctcttaAGAACTGATCTGTGTGCTATTCAGTGCTTAGGTCTTACCACTCGCTATATCTATGTGTCAATCCATCTACTTTTATTTGTACTGTTCTCATAACTGAGCTGATATCGCAGCTGAACCGCAGAGAGTTTGGCTGGCATTTGTACAGAACACGTCAAAATGGCCAACTTGTATGATATCACTACAAAACAACTGTGGATAGCATTGTAAATTATTCAGCAGCTATTGTAGCCTTTAATAAGATATTCTGgtcaaaatttaaaatgttgatTTCATATTCCTGCTTGGGGATATACTGTAAGAGTAGCGTGTAGTTTTGGTGAATTTCAACAAAACGAATGATGTGCCGTTCTATAGCTGGGTTTACCTGCAGACTGGTGTCACAATAAAACACACGAGACTGATCGCATTTCATAGTGATGCTCTTtcattgtgtgaatgtgtgtttgagagacgtggacaaacaaaaccaaacaaaaaaacctacTGTTATACAACTCACCCTAACTTAGTGACAGCTTACAAGATAAATTGGTAATTGAATTGTCTGTTTTAAGGTTTTTTAGTGGAGCATTCATTTCAAATCCCTTTTATTTAGACAGTATTTTGGGGTGTTAATGCCGATTTATAGTTTCAGGTGATGTATAACGTTCTCAATAGAAATATTTGGATTCAGTATTCATTGAGTGTTCATTGAGTGTCTGTGTACATTTCTACTGATATGCTCATCATCGTCTGCCA encodes the following:
- the tnni1a gene encoding troponin I, slow skeletal muscle isoform X1, which produces MLKSLMVAKAKEELEQEIVVKEDEKHKYLAERAPPLHTGGMTLAQLQDLCKELHAKIDVVDEERYDIEAKVMLNTREIKDLNIKVLDLRGKFKRPNLRRVRVSADAILRSLLGSKHKVSMDLRANLKSVKKEDTEKKRPVEDSDWRKNVEAMSGMEGRKKMFDAAKGPAQ
- the tnni1a gene encoding troponin I, slow skeletal muscle isoform X2 encodes the protein MLKSLMVAKAKEELEQEIVVKEDEKHKYLAERAPPLHTGGMTLAQLQDLCKELHAKIDVVDEERYDIEAKVMLNTREIKDLNIKVLDLRGKFKRPNLRRVRVSADAILRSLLGSKHKVSMDLRANLKSVKKEDTEKRPVEDSDWRKNVEAMSGMEGRKKMFDAAKGPAQ